Within the Thermosynechococcaceae cyanobacterium Okahandja genome, the region GACGGCGCTACACTGGCTCTATATTCAGGTGGCCTTTACCACCCCTTTTTTGGCCAATATCCTGTTGTTGCTGCTGATTGGCTTACTGGGGGGGCTGCTCTACGTTTTTTTCCGGTACCTTTACCTGCTCAACCGCAAAGGACGGCGGCGATCGCCCACCTTACAGGTGCCCGAGGCCAAAACCGAGGCGGCGGCTGAAAATTTGCAGGCACTGCGGCGGCAACTGAGCCAAATTGAAGACGAGGTGGCACGGCAAGCTCTGCTGGCGCGAGCGCGGGAGCTAGAGGAGGAATTCCATCGCCAAGAGTTACGGCTGGTGGTCTTTGGCACCGGCTCGGCGGGTAAAACCTCCTTGGTCAATGCCTTAATTGGCGAAATGGTGGGGGATGTGGCGCCAACGATGGGAACCACCGAGGTAGGGCAAACCTACGAGTTTTGGCTCCCCAACAGCGACCAAGTGGTGCTGATTACCGATACGCCGGGGATCCTCGAAGCGGGGGTGGCGGGCACCTACCGGGAACAGATGGCACGCCAACTGGCAGCGGAAGCCGACCTGCTGCTGTTTGTCTTGGATGACGATCTGCGGCAGTCGGAATACACGCCGCTGGTGAATTTAGTGGAAATGGGCAAGCGATCGCTACTGGTGCTCAACAAAATGGATCTGCGCTCGGAAGCAGATCAACTGGCCTTGCTAAAGCACTTACGGCAGCGGGTGCGGGGCTTAATTCCCCCCGAAGATGTGGTGGGGATTGCCGCCTCTCCCCAGCCCATTCAATTACCCACGGGGGAGTGGCTCGAGCCGGAACCCCACATTTTGCCCCTGATTCGCCGCATTACCGCGGTGCTACGGGAGGAGGGGGATGATCTGGTGGCGGATAATATCCTGTTGCAATCCCAACGGCTGGGGGAGCAAGCCCGCAAAATTATTGATCAACAGCGGCGGCGCCAAGCGGATAAGGTGGTGGAGCGCTACCAGTGGATTGGGGCAGGGGTGGTCTGTGTAACCCCGATTCCGGTGGTGGATCTACTGGCGGCGGCTGCCGTGAATGCCCAGATGGTGATGGAAATCGGCAGTGTCTATGGCTGTGAACTCAACCGCGATCGCGCCCGCGAGTTGGCACTTTCCCTCGGTAAAACCTTAGCGAGCTTGGGCATTGTCAAGGGGGCGATGGATTTAATTGCCACCGCGCTGCAACTGAGTGTGGGCGGCTTGGTCATTGGCAAGGCGGTTCAGAGTATTACGGCGGCCTACCTCACCCGTATTGCCGGAAAAAGCTTTATTGAGTACTTCCGCCACGATCAGGACTGGGGGGATGGCGGCATTAGCGAGGTGGTGCAGGAACAGTTTCAGCTTAACCGCCGCGATGAATTTATTCAATCGTTCATTCAGCAGGCGATCGCCCGACTACCGGCGCAAATTGGCCAAGTGATTCCTGACTCCCTCAAGCTGCCGCAGGACGATCCCATGGCCGAGGATTAGCGGCGACGGCGGTAAAAGGGACGCGGCACCACAACGGCGGGTACGGAGCGATCGCGCACCTGTACGGCCAGTTCCCGCCCCACATTGGCAAACTCAGGAAAGACGTACCCTAGGGCAATGGCGCTCCCCAGCGTCGGGGAGAGGGTGCCACTGGTGACCCGACCCACCGCCTGCGCGTCTAGGTAAATAGGGTAATCATGGCGGGCAATGCCCTTCCCTTGCAGTTCTAAGCCCACCAATTGCCGTTCAATGCCCTCCTGCTTTTGCTGCCACAGCGCCTCACGCCCGACAAAGGTGGGTTTTTGCCAGTCAATCAGCCACTCCAGCCCCGCTTCCAGAGGGGTCGTCTGCTCATCCATCTCTTGACCGTAGAGGAGCATGGCTGCTTCTAGGCGCAGGGTATCCCGTGCCCCCAAACCACAGGGTGTTACCCCCGCCGCCAACAGCGCCTGCCAAAGGGCAACACCGGTGTCAATGGCCGCCAAAATCTCAAGGCCGTCTTCGCCGGTATAGCCGGTGCGAGCCACCCAGGCGGGCTGACCCAAGAGGGTGACACGGCAATGGCGATAGGGTTTGAGGGGGTCTAAAGACTCGTGCAACAATCCCTCAAGGGTAGCGAGGGCACTAGGACCTTGTACTGCAATCAGCACGTTACTGGCTGACTCATCGACAATGGCCACGTCTGGCGGTAAATAGTGACGCAACCACGCTAAATCCTTTTGGGCAGTGGCCGCATTCACAATACAGCGGACGGCCCCTTCTTCGATGTAAAGAATGAGATCATCCACAATCCCGCCGGACTCATTCAAGAGCACCGTGTATTTGGCTTGACCCGGCTTTAGGCGGCTGAGATCCGTAGGCACCAACGTTTGCAGGGCGGCTTGCACCCCAGCCCCCTTGAGGATCAATTTGCCCATGTGGGAAATATCAAACATCCCCACCCCTTGGCGCACGGCATGGTGCTCCTGCAAAATGCTGCTGTACTGGAGGGGCATCTCCCAGTCCCCAAAGGGGGTAAAGCGGGCCTTGAGGGCTTGGTGGTGTGCGTAGAGGGGGGTACGGCGGTAGGTCATTGAAGCGTCCTTGGCAGGGGGAATAGGCGGGCCAGTTGGGCATTGAGTTGCTCAGGCGTATAGGCCGGTTCGCGGCAGCGCAAGCCTTCACACACAATGGCTAGGGGCGGTGGGTCAGCGTTGGTGAGGGGGTGCCGCAGCTTGAGTACGGCGGTGGGCAACCAGCAATCCGCCACGAGATGCCTATGGCTTGGACTGATCTGGATGCCTACGGGATAGAGGTACCACTGCAAGGCTGCCAACAGGCTGGGACAGCTTTGGGGTGAGTCCCGCAGCAATGCCCCAAAGAACCGTAAGCTAGTTTCTGCTTGGCGTAAATAGGCGGGATTTTCGGTGAGTAAAAACAGTTGCATCAGGTTGGCGATCGCCACCCCATTGGCGGCCGGGGTTGCTTGATCCACCCCCTCCCGCTGGCGCAAAATGAGATCGGGTCGGGCAGGAGCGTTGTAATAGCCGCCTGCGGGCGCAGCCAAGTGCCGATCAAACTGCTCTTGGCAGGTACAGGCCCGCTCTAGCCATGGGTCAGGGGCTTCGCCGAGGATCAGGCTGGCTTGGTGCAGCGCTAGGAGCGCCTGAATCCAGTAGGCGTAGTCCTCCGCCTGTGCCTTCTCGGCAACCACACCGCCGTAGTTGAGGCGGTAGAGGTGGCCCCCCTGCCACTGATGCTCGTGTAACCACTGGGCGGCTCTGGCGGCGCGCTGCCAATAGCCCCGGTGACCCCAAACTGCCGCCGCCGTTGCCAAGCCGGTAATCATCAGGCTATTCCACGCCAAGATCATTTTGGTGTCGGTGACCGGCGGAATGCGCCCCGGCCATGGGTGTGCCTTTGCGGTTTGATTATCCTGAGCCACGGCCATGGGCTGATCGCGGGGGGTGTCGGCACCGTAGCGCAGGGCAAAGAGGTGATCCAGCAAGGGGGCGATCGCGCGTGGGTCTTCACGGCGGTGGCGCGCTTTCAAGACAATTTTGCCCTCAAAGTTCCCCTCCGGGGCAATCTCAAACGC harbors:
- a CDS encoding GTP-binding protein — protein: MTPARWFWLILGLGVILGLMLWLVTALHWLYIQVAFTTPFLANILLLLLIGLLGGLLYVFFRYLYLLNRKGRRRSPTLQVPEAKTEAAAENLQALRRQLSQIEDEVARQALLARARELEEEFHRQELRLVVFGTGSAGKTSLVNALIGEMVGDVAPTMGTTEVGQTYEFWLPNSDQVVLITDTPGILEAGVAGTYREQMARQLAAEADLLLFVLDDDLRQSEYTPLVNLVEMGKRSLLVLNKMDLRSEADQLALLKHLRQRVRGLIPPEDVVGIAASPQPIQLPTGEWLEPEPHILPLIRRITAVLREEGDDLVADNILLQSQRLGEQARKIIDQQRRRQADKVVERYQWIGAGVVCVTPIPVVDLLAAAAVNAQMVMEIGSVYGCELNRDRARELALSLGKTLASLGIVKGAMDLIATALQLSVGGLVIGKAVQSITAAYLTRIAGKSFIEYFRHDQDWGDGGISEVVQEQFQLNRRDEFIQSFIQQAIARLPAQIGQVIPDSLKLPQDDPMAED
- the gcvT gene encoding glycine cleavage system aminomethyltransferase GcvT yields the protein MTYRRTPLYAHHQALKARFTPFGDWEMPLQYSSILQEHHAVRQGVGMFDISHMGKLILKGAGVQAALQTLVPTDLSRLKPGQAKYTVLLNESGGIVDDLILYIEEGAVRCIVNAATAQKDLAWLRHYLPPDVAIVDESASNVLIAVQGPSALATLEGLLHESLDPLKPYRHCRVTLLGQPAWVARTGYTGEDGLEILAAIDTGVALWQALLAAGVTPCGLGARDTLRLEAAMLLYGQEMDEQTTPLEAGLEWLIDWQKPTFVGREALWQQKQEGIERQLVGLELQGKGIARHDYPIYLDAQAVGRVTSGTLSPTLGSAIALGYVFPEFANVGRELAVQVRDRSVPAVVVPRPFYRRRR